The following coding sequences are from one Lolium rigidum isolate FL_2022 chromosome 6, APGP_CSIRO_Lrig_0.1, whole genome shotgun sequence window:
- the LOC124665008 gene encoding S-type anion channel SLAH2-like: GGHAPASRSAEEQAFSFRERHGHPTIMASPDLDPDSPFDASALRVAAHPLSISLPASPSRFDVVRTEAEFPPRHAAANVIAPDESSRMRSLPPRPPPMVSVAFERVEKVMFRSQPIPAAASELPNAGNSGQFLAVGDDSMSRGSGARMGMGGMSKTRRERDTSYDSFKTWSGKLEKQLTTHLRGVRPPPQQQQEGEPQEEEDDAAATSGRPYSSMTTPRVQRFFAALEGPELDKLRSSEELVLPSDKTWPFLLRFPVSAFGMCLGMSSQAILWKNIAIAASTRFLHITLRTNLVLWCVSVALMCVVSALYACKVVFYFEAVRREYYHPIRVNFFFAPWIACLFLAIGVPELVMAESLPGWLWYVLMAPIVCLELKIYGQWISGGQRRLSRVANPSNHLSIVGNFVGALLGAIMGLREGPIFFFAVGLAHYIVLFVTLYQRLPTSETLPRDLHPVFFLFVAAPSVACVAWARITGEFGYGSRIAYFIAMFLYASLAVRINMFRGFRFSLAWWAYTFPMTSAAIAAIRYSSEVKNAFTQAMCIALTVVATLTVTALFLTTLLHAAVHHDLFPNDISIAITERRPKHTIAELNELHSNKVGGADAACRDLEAAAMTAS, from the exons GGTGGTCATGCCCCCGCCAGCCGCTCCGCCGAGGAGCAGGCCTTCAGCTTCAGG GAGCGGCACGGCCACCCGACCATAATGGCGTCGCCTGACTTGGATCCTGACTCGCCGTTCGACGCGTCTGCACTCCGCGTGGCGGCACACCCGCTCTCCATTAGCCTTCCGGCCTCGCCGTCCAGGTTCGACGTCGTCCGGACGGAGGCAGAATTCCCGCCGCGGCACGCCGCCGCCAATGTCATCGCCCCGGACGAGTCGTCGCGCATGCGGTCGctcccgccgcggccgccgccgatggTTTCCGTCGCGTTCGAGCGTGTGGAGAAGGTGATGTTCCGGTCCCAGCCCATCCCCGCCGCGGCCTCCGAGCTGCCGAACGCCGGGAACTCTGGGCAGTTCCTGGCGGTGGGCGACGACTCAATGAGCCGCGGGAGCGGGGCGCGCATGGGAATGGGAGGGATGAGCAAGACGCGGCGGGAGAGGGACACGAGCTACGACTCGTTCAAGACGTGGTCCGGGAAGCTGGAGAAGCAGCTGACCACGCACCTTCGCGGCGTcaggccgccgccgcagcagcagcaggagggggagccccaggaagaagaagacgatgcGGCGGCGACGAGCGGGCGTCCGTACTCGTCCATGACCACGCCCAGAGTCCAGCGCTTCTTCGCGGCGCTGGAAGGCCCCGAACTCGACAAGCTACGG TCGTCGGAGGAGCTGGTGCTGCCGTCGGACAAGACGTGGCCGTTCCTGCTGCGGTTCCCGGTGTCGGCGTTCGGTATGTGCCTGGGCATGAGCAGCCAGGCCATCCTGTGGAAGAACATCGCGATCGCGGCGTCGACACGGTTCCTGCACATCACGCTCCGGACGAACCTGGTGCTGTGGTGCGTCTCGGTGGCGCTCATGTGCGTGGTGTCGGCGCTGTACGCCTGCAAGGTGGTGTTCTACTTCGAGGCGGTGCGGCGGGAGTACTACCACCCGATCCGCGTCAACTTCTTCTTCGCGCCGTGGATCGCGTGCCTGTTCCTGGCCATCGGCGTGCCGGAGCTGGTGATGGCGGAGAGCCTCCCAGGGTGGCTGTGGTACGTGCTGATGGCGCCCATCGTGTGCCTGGAGCTCAAGATCTACGGGCAGTGGATCTCCGGCGGGCAGAGGCGGCTGTCGCGGGTGGCGAACCCGTCGAACCATTTGTCCATCGTCGGCAACTTCGTTGGCGCGCTGCTGGGCGCCATCATGGGGCTGAGGGAGGGCCCCATCTTCTTCTTCGCCGTCGGGCTGGCGCACTACATCGTGCTGTTCGTGACGCTGTACCAGAGGTTGCCGACGAGCGAGACGCTGCCGAGGGACCTCCACccggtcttcttcctcttcgtggcCGCGCCCAGCGTTGCATGCGTCGCCTGGGCGCGGATCACCGGCGAGTTCGGCTACGGCTCCCGCATCGCCTACTTCATCGCCATGTTCCTCTACGCCTCCCTG GCGGTACGGATCAACATGTTCAGGGGCTTCAGGTTCTCGCTGGCGTGGTGGGCGTACACGTTCCCGATGACGAGCGCGGCGATCGCGGCGATACGCTACTCGTCGGAGGTGAAGAACGCGTTCACGCAGGCTATGTGCATCGCGCTCACCGTGGTGGCCACGCTCACCGTGACGGCGCTCTTCCTCACCACGCTGCTGCACGCCGCCGTCCACCACGACCTCTTCCCGAAcgacatctccatcgccatcacggAGCGCAGGCCCAAGCACACCATCGCCGAGCTGAACGAACTGCACAGCAACAAGgtcggcggcgccgacgccgcatGCAGAGACCTCGAGGCCGCCGCGATGACGGCATCCTAG